Proteins encoded by one window of Misgurnus anguillicaudatus chromosome 4, ASM2758022v2, whole genome shotgun sequence:
- the chmp2a gene encoding charged multivesicular body protein 2a, giving the protein MDFLFGKRKTPEEMLRQNQRALNRAMRDLDRERQRMEQQEKKIIADIKKMAKQGQMDAVKIMAKDLVRTRRYVKKFIMMRANIQAVSLKIQTLKSNNSMAQAMKGVTKAMATMNKQLKLPQIQKIMMEFERQSEIMDMKEEMMNDAIDDAMGDEDDEEESDAVVSQVLDELGLNLSDELSNLPSTGGSLSVAAGKKAEPQPTLADADADLEERLNNLRRD; this is encoded by the exons ATGGACTTCCTGTTTGGAAAGAGAAAGACTCCGGAGGAGATGCTTAGACAGAATCAGAGGGCACTTAATCGAGCCATGAGAGATCTAGACCGAGAACGCCAGAGAATGGAGCAACAGGAAAAGAAAATTATTGCTGACATTAAAAAAATGGCCAAGCAAGGACAGATG GATGCTGTTAAGATTATGGCTAAGGACTTGGTTCGCACAAGGCGATACGTTAAGAAATTCATCATGATGCGAGCCAACATTCAAGCTGTTAGCCTTAAAATTCAAACCCTTAAATCAAACAACAGCATGGCACAGGCGATGAAAGGAGTCACCAAAGCTATGGCCACCATGAACAAACAG TTGAAGTTGCCACAAATTCAGAAGATCATGATGGAGTTTGAACGCCAAAGTGAAATCATGGACATGAAGGAGGAAATGATGAATGATGCAATTGATGATGCAATGGGAGATGAAGACGATGAAGAGGAGAG CGATGCTGTGGTTTCTCAAGTTTTGGATGAGCTGGGTCTGAATCTGTCTGACGAACTTTCAA ACCTGCCTTCTACTGGCGGAAGTCTTTCGGTTGCCGCTGGAAAGAAAGCTGAACCACAGCCCACACTGGCAGATGCTGATGCTGACCTGGAGGAGAGGCTGAATAACCTCAGGAGAGACTGA
- the msl1b gene encoding male-specific lethal 1 homolog: MNMRPDCFSEVGLCMNNLDLSPSKTGPKSVRRGSSVSEPQDTVGDAPDDTRQHLILDKSGKAKRTSLPVKLGRSVAVASEAGSEGTVTLSSQAKQMGGEGTPVKSKTPLGQTNTIDNKPDFVSMNSHSNSRDPVGEKSVKGLETMGVSHDHTDGKRTNMRKIAGHSQATCLKQLLLLQLDLIEQQQQQLQSKDKEIEDLKSDRDTLLARIERMERRLQLVSKEPRDKRLFQPLERWVPDTEDFWESDLGDSPKTETPKSGGKGQKRKFSFLDSKTQRSRGKASRMTPQKLDMGETSTCQRDLRSKETPKKGNAAKTSGEASAQPKGKGKKEPEEPYMATNEMYVCCWHQPPDSPSLEASPKKEEEVAIPSWRENVIDPLEEADASDIPENLDDGVFLKRHAKLELDEKRRKRWDIQRIREQRMLQRLQQRTEKKKVNVQESQPEVSSFYPDPENVEYIEVTPFLPVVAFGQPLPNLPAQNFKLPWLDEKSRCRVENPKKQTPHRTCRK; encoded by the exons ATGAATATGCGCCCCGATTGCTTTTCTGAAGTGGGATTATGCATGAATAACCTTGACTTGAGCCCATCAAAAACAGGACCGAAGAGTGTCCGAAGAGGTTCTTCAGTCTCAGAGCCACAAGATACTGTTGGTGATGCGCCCGACGACACCAGACAGCATCTGATCTTGGACAAAAGTGGGAAAGCTAAAAGGACTTCATTGCCTGTAAAGCTCGGCAGAAGTGTAGCTGTAGCTTCAGAGGCTGGCTCTGAGGGCACAGTAACACTGTCCTCTCAAGCTAAACAAATGGGGGGTGAAGGCACCcctgtaaaaagtaaaactcCTCTTGGACAGACCAACACTATTGACAATAAGCCAGACTTTGTATCAATGAATTCGCATAGTAATTCTAGAGACCCTGTGGGTGAGAAAAGTGTGAAGGGCTTAGAAACTATGGGGGTATCACATGATCACACGGACGGTAAAAGGACAAATATGAGGAAGATTGCGGGTCACTCTCAAGCCACTTGCCTTAAACAACTCCTTTTGCTTCAACTGGATTTGatagagcaacaacagcaacagCTGCAGTCTAAAGACAAAGAAATAGAAGATCTCAAATCAGACAGAGACACG TTGCTCGCCCGTATTGAGAGGATGGAACGGCGTTTGCAGTTGGTAAGTAAGGAGCCTCGTGATAAGAGGCTCTTTCAGCCATTAGAGAGATGGGTCCCTGACACGGAGGACTTTTGGGAATCAGATTTGGGGGACAGCCCGAAGACCGAGACACCTAAATCGGGTGGCAAGGGGCAAAAGAG GAAGTTCAGCTTCTTGGACAGTAAGACGCAGAGGTCAAGGGGTAAGGCTTCACGAATGACCCCTCAAAAATTAGACATGGGTGAGACATCGACATGTCAGCGTGACCTGCGAAGCAAGGAGACTCCAAAGAAAGGGAATGCTGCAAAAACATCCGGAGAGGCGTCTGCGCAGCCAAAgggaaaaggaaaaaaagaacCTGAAGAACCGTACATGGCAACCAACGAGATGTATGTATGCTGCTGGCACCAGCCCCCGGACTCTCCATCGCTTGAAGCTTCTCCAAAGAAAGAGGAAGAGGTTGCTA TTCCATCGTGGAGGGAAAATGTCATAGATCCCCTTGAGGAGGCGGATGCATCTGACATCCCTGAG AACCTTGATGACGGTGTTTTTCTGAAACGGCATGCAAAGCTAGAACTGGATGAGAAGAGACGAAAAAG GTGGGACATTCAGAGAATACGTGAGCAACGCATGCTTCAAAGACTGCAGCAGCGCACAGAGAAGAAAAAGGTTAATGTTCAGGAGAGCCAGCCTGAGGTGTCCTCATTTTACCCTGATCCAGAAAATG TGGAGTATATTGAAGTTACACCCTTTTTGCCTGTAGTGGCCTTCGGACAGCCTTTGCCCAATTTGCCCGCACA GAACTTCAAGCTGCCATGGCTTGACGAAAAAAGTCGATGTCGCGTTGAAAATCCGAAAAAACAAACGCCCCACAGAACCTGTCGGAAATGA